Genomic window (Eubalaena glacialis isolate mEubGla1 chromosome 6, mEubGla1.1.hap2.+ XY, whole genome shotgun sequence):
ATGGGACAGTTCATAGAAACATGGACTCACTTCTGATGAGCTGATGACCTTGTTGACAGTGGCCATttcaaagcaattttatttttttaaatggagatctcagccttttttttttttaatttatttatttatttatttatttatttatttatgtttggctgcgttgggtctttgttgctgggcacaggctttctctagttgtggtgagcaggggctactcttcgttgcagtgcgtgggcttctcattgcggtggcttctcttgttgcggaacacgggctctaggcacgcgggctcagtagttgtggcttgcgggctccagagcacaggttcagtagttgtggcgcacaggcttagttgctccacagcatgtgggatcttcccggatcagggatcaaacccgtgtcccctgcattggcaggtggattcttaaccactgtgccaccaggcaggTCCCCAAGATCTTATTTTGATTAATGGATTGTAGCTATTGTGATGGCAACACTTAGATTTTTTTCACCTTTCTAATCAAATAGaagctgtattcatttcctagggctgccacaaTGAAGCAGCACAAATAGAAATGTGTtgtcttgcagttctggaggctagatgtcAAAAACCAAGGAGTCGGCAGGACCTTGCACCCCCCGAAGCCTGTAGTTGGACCCTCCTTGCCTCTTGCTAGCTTCTAGTGGTTTGGGATTCCTAGGCTTGCAGTTGTGTAACCCTcaaatgttttgttttccctgtttgtcttaagtttcagtttcattttgattcttttttccagTAAGCAAAACTCAGACTCCACGCCCCACCCACTTCTCCTCTCACGCCAACCATAAGCTGCTGCCTCTTTCACTCCGTGGCAGTGAGACTCTGACAGGACCATGGCCCTGATGCAGGCTCCAGggggccccagccctgggcagaCCTGCGCACTGATCCTCATCTTCACGGTGCTCCTGCAGGCCCTCTGTGTGGCCGTGACTTACGTGTACTTCACCAACGAGCTGAAGCAGGTCAGTACAATGCACACGCTCTCTGACAGAGGCTCTTGGCAACCCTCCGGTTAACTGCCTTTATTGGCTCCTCTGGGAAGACTTTACAGAGGAAGAGAatcctctctttctctgcctggggACCCTAACTGCGAATGCATATCGTTACTGAGGACTTTGCAAAAGTGCATTGAAGGGACGATGTGCACAAAGTGCAGTTACAGAACTGGCTCCACCAGTTACTAGCAGATGCGGGCAGCAAAACTCCTGACGTAGTTTTGTCTTCAACAGAGTGTTATAATATTAACAGCTGCCGTTCATTGAGTGCTTTCTGCTTAATGCTTTATAGCTCTTGACTCAAATTCTTGGGAGTGAGAGGAGCTGCATCAGGGCAGGACTGTGTCTGCTTTTGCTTTCTGTGACACCTCTAGGCTCTAGCACAGAGCTCCCACCTAGTAGGTGTTCACTAAACACTTGTTGAAAGAATAACCAACCTTCACCACTGTactgccaggacacagggagtAGGGCAGAGCTGAGGCTTAACCCAAAGCCAGGCTCTAAACCACTTGTAATAATGCTGTTTTGTGTTCCAAATGTGGCTAATTCCAGTGGATTTTGAATGCAAAATTACTGAAAATAAGTCAACTCCAGCTTTTGGctttctgtgtatatatttttttcatttaattttttttattggagcatagttgatttacaatgttgtgttcgtttctgctgtatggcaaagtgagtcagttacacatagacatatagccactctttttttttttttagggttcaCAAATCTTTCTTTAATGACTCTTTAAAAGATAGCAAAACTGGTTCTACTCAAATAGAATGATATccactcttaaaatttttttttaaagatttttttgatgtggaccatttttcaagtctttattgaacttgttacaatattgcttctgttttatgttttggttttttggccacaaggcatgtgggatcttagctccctgaccagggattgaaccctcactccctgcatcggaaggcaaagtcttaatca
Coding sequences:
- the TNFSF10 gene encoding tumor necrosis factor ligand superfamily member 10 isoform X3, which gives rise to MALMQAPGGPSPGQTCALILIFTVLLQALCVAVTYVYFTNELKQFAETDCQRLMSGQQRGSVLPP